Proteins encoded together in one Ferroglobus placidus DSM 10642 window:
- a CDS encoding DUF460 domain-containing protein yields the protein MKVFGVDIIKRNPDEFALVYISEDGEEKKAVSKSKLLRIIRKESPDYVAIDNIGELFENKKELLDFLHAFPPSTKLVQVAGKEPLPRLAARFGLKINARNPFDEAKACAYLVTLGIGEVVSAFKDETVIVVSRNRSPGKGGWRQNKYRRRIHDIVRYYFREIKEILDSAGLKYREEVKHGYGGISSGKFVVSAPREEVPIRSFRTRDVRVTVSAVEKEKLEFVPLSRVKEYLIVGIDPGTTTAVAILNLKGEILDVRSGKDMNLSKLIEHVLSFGHPVLVATDKKTPPDFVLKVKKAFQATLYTPKEDISIKKKLALVNDYKCENDHERDALAAAMEAYRHYKNKLENVEKRVPAGYDVEMVKAGVIKGLTLQSILERKEEKVKQKEESAVSLEEVRKRDKKIQELVEENKMLREKIEELKKEVERLQMKLYTISSEQYEKIRRENVYKSLQSEIAELRKVIKRKDEEISKLKEKIEELKRIRKLGIKGWKVVKVLRKFTRDEIERVEKEFGIEEGDIILILESGGGGKSTAEILAKKKVRAVIASGLSHVAYDVLKENGIPVIPPEKVEMEVFEDLAMIHARELERILKEADEEMRRKSLERIEKLVEEYRSRRFFG from the coding sequence ATGAAAGTATTTGGCGTGGATATAATCAAGAGAAACCCGGATGAGTTCGCTTTAGTTTATATATCCGAGGATGGAGAGGAGAAGAAAGCCGTTTCAAAGAGCAAACTCCTTAGGATTATAAGAAAGGAGAGTCCGGACTACGTTGCAATAGACAACATAGGCGAGTTGTTCGAAAACAAAAAAGAACTTCTCGATTTCCTTCATGCTTTCCCTCCTTCTACCAAGCTCGTTCAAGTAGCCGGCAAAGAGCCCTTACCAAGGCTGGCGGCGAGGTTTGGTTTAAAAATAAACGCGAGAAATCCCTTCGACGAAGCTAAGGCTTGCGCTTACCTCGTCACCCTTGGAATAGGTGAAGTCGTTTCAGCTTTTAAAGACGAAACGGTAATAGTCGTTTCGAGGAACAGAAGTCCCGGAAAGGGAGGGTGGAGGCAGAACAAGTATAGAAGAAGAATTCACGACATAGTTCGATACTATTTCAGAGAGATAAAGGAAATTCTCGATAGTGCTGGGCTAAAATATAGAGAGGAGGTAAAGCACGGATACGGAGGGATAAGCAGCGGGAAATTCGTCGTCAGCGCTCCGAGGGAAGAGGTGCCTATTAGGTCTTTCAGAACGAGAGATGTGAGAGTTACGGTTAGCGCTGTGGAAAAGGAAAAACTCGAATTCGTTCCGCTAAGCAGAGTTAAGGAGTATCTGATAGTTGGAATAGACCCCGGAACGACGACGGCTGTAGCTATCTTAAATCTCAAGGGAGAAATTCTCGACGTTAGAAGCGGGAAGGACATGAATTTATCGAAGCTCATAGAGCACGTGCTATCTTTCGGTCACCCCGTTTTGGTTGCTACGGACAAGAAAACTCCTCCCGACTTCGTTTTGAAAGTTAAGAAGGCTTTTCAAGCCACGCTGTACACTCCGAAGGAGGATATAAGCATAAAAAAGAAATTAGCTCTCGTTAACGACTACAAATGCGAAAACGATCACGAAAGAGATGCGTTGGCAGCTGCCATGGAAGCCTACAGACACTACAAGAATAAGCTTGAAAACGTCGAAAAGCGAGTTCCGGCTGGATACGATGTCGAGATGGTGAAGGCTGGCGTGATCAAGGGTCTTACTTTACAATCAATCCTTGAAAGAAAAGAGGAAAAGGTTAAGCAGAAAGAGGAAAGTGCGGTAAGCTTGGAGGAAGTCAGAAAGAGAGACAAAAAGATTCAGGAGCTTGTAGAAGAAAACAAAATGCTCAGGGAGAAGATAGAGGAGCTGAAGAAAGAGGTGGAGAGGCTCCAGATGAAGCTCTACACGATCTCAAGCGAGCAGTACGAAAAGATAAGAAGAGAGAACGTTTACAAGTCATTGCAAAGCGAAATTGCCGAGCTTAGGAAAGTGATAAAGAGAAAGGACGAGGAGATTTCGAAGTTGAAGGAGAAAATAGAAGAGCTAAAAAGGATAAGAAAGCTCGGAATAAAAGGGTGGAAAGTCGTAAAAGTCCTGAGAAAGTTTACGAGGGACGAGATAGAGAGAGTTGAAAAAGAATTCGGGATAGAAGAAGGGGACATAATTTTAATCCTTGAATCCGGAGGAGGAGGGAAGAGCACCGCAGAAATCCTCGCTAAAAAGAAAGTTAGGGCTGTGATCGCTTCCGGACTTTCCCACGTTGCTTACGACGTTCTTAAAGAAAACGGGATTCCGGTGATTCCTCCAGAAAAAGTCGAAATGGAGGTTT